Proteins encoded by one window of Lycium barbarum isolate Lr01 chromosome 11, ASM1917538v2, whole genome shotgun sequence:
- the LOC132619760 gene encoding uncharacterized protein LOC132619760, protein MEPFQQASQIQKYRRRLGMPYTNYNRSSKMWFFVEDKVDVEVLLDTDQQITVKLFFQEFNKSMVVSMIYAKCDETERIQLWVNLHGSPLTWWNGRAESYYIFKRLDRMLYNDQFHNWFGNLEVEHLFRTGSDRAPRIIILWGSSLRVFKTFQFKLKNINRALSKWSIYTFGDIFKQLSIRGDIVRIKEHLFKKEPTEENRMVLQRAQAELKLYLHYEEEFWRQKSSLTYFSEGDKNSRFFHSLVKSRKNRIQVKRIQNVDGAWLEEAVKIADEAVDCYFKFEESGIWNHVPELVGVDDNLLLQQIPTMDEVKKAVFELSGDSACGSDGFSSIFIRNVGK, encoded by the exons atggaaccttttcagcaAGCTAGTCAGATTCAAAAGTATAGAAGAAGACTTGGAATGCCTTATACAAATTACAACCGTAGTAGTAAAATGTGGTTCTTTGTTGAAGACAAGGTAGATGTGGAGGTATTGTTGGATACCGATCAACAGATTACAGTTAAACTTTTTTTCCAAGAGTTTAACAAGTCAATGGTGGTGTCCATGATATATGCCAAATGTGATGAAACAGAAAGAATTCAGTTATGGGTCAACTTGCATG GTAGCCCATTgacttggtggaatggaagagcAGAAAGTTATTATATATTTAAGAGGCTTGACAGGATGTTATATAATGATCAGTTTCacaattggtttggaaatttggAGGTGGAACACCTTTTTAGAACAGGTTCAGATCGCGCACCAAGAATTATTATCCTGTGGGGATCAAGTTTAAGAGTTTTCAAAACTTTTCAG TTCAAGTTGAAGAATATCAATAGAGCATTGAGCAAATGGAGTATATACACATTTGGAGATATTTTCAAGCAACTTTCTATAAGGGGAGATATTGTGAGAATTAAAGAGCATCTGTTTAAAAAAGAACCAACTGAAGAGAATAGGATGGTATTACAAAGGGCTCAGGCTGAATTGAAACTATATTTGCATTATGAGGAAGAGTTTTGGAGGCAGAAATCAAGTCTGACTTATTTCTCAGAAGGAGATAAAAACTCTAGATTCTTTCATAGTCTAGTTAAGAGTAGGAAGAATAGAATTCAGGTCAAAAGAATTCAAAATGTTGATGGAGCATGGCTAGAAGAAGCAGTTAAGATAGCTGATGAGGCTGTTGACTGTTATTTTAAGTTTGAGGAATCTGGTATTTGGAATCATGTTCCTGAATTGGTTGGTGTGGATGACAATCTATTGCTTCAGCAAATTCCAACTATGGATGAGGTGAAGAAGGCAGTATTTGAACTTTCAGGAGATAGTGCTTGTGGCTCTGATGGCTTTTCTAGTATTTTTATCAGAAATGTTGGGAAGTGA
- the LOC132619761 gene encoding uncharacterized protein LOC132619761: MQLSQSLGIEEHFVLGSLIALIKLAKESCINVPCYMDQLAGTPSAPKDTVLPSHCSSSFVELSKRNMSSITTVIRHSGFWNEQNCFVDYKLDAVVFKDYCSYGDLVETIAIQLGVDISRKTISIKYVVEGDNMPIEIRNNMGVRVYVELKRENRGFEAYPLCVSITDNDLENFMSGESAVGDDMFQLEFNDYMYAINVVDSNDLDASDCAKAVVLFQNNDDLIISNKEHKDVFVDQIYKDKDTLKNVMANYAIRKRFNFRTERSNAVSYTLVCCSTDCRWKFRASSIANSEMFRVRSFHDEHTCPLKDKVYSQRQATSWLIGASVVKPKIANHKRKYTPGDIVDDVKNEYGVDVSYMTAWRAREKAMNELRGEPTESYKKLPGYVYILDKTYPGSHVRMHKSQQNEFLYLFIALKAFIKGFECCRPIVVVDGSHLKTTYNGTFVSASTLDGAGNILPLAYGVIDSENDKSWTWFFEQFKQAYGNRDNMCVVSDRHESIIKAVSRVYPIVPHLACIWHLWKNVTTKYKSNGEVLSPVFYALAKSYTQAEFDKLMEKIEKVDFRVKEYLEDAGREKWARLYSPVNRGWTMTSNIAECINGKLVAARELPVFDFLEEVRKMFGRWNCTNRRNGTYTFTTLGKAFQQLLSINECKSLRMTVEPSTEYVYTINDEARRFIIDLKKKTCSCRMFQMDEIPCPHAWAVLKSKSLMPDEYCSDLFKPKTVIKTYDVPVDPLPDESEWNIPKHISDEVVLPPRYKRPPGRPKKKRDKPLMETMIGKRRNACSTCGRLGHNRHSCSNEPRKK; encoded by the exons ATGCAGCTATCACAATCTTTAGGAATAGAAGAGCACTTTGTACTAGGATCACTGATCGCTTTaataaaacttgcaaaagaatCATGTATTAATGTACCATGTTACATGGATCAGCTAGCTGGAACTCCGTCTGCTCCTAAAGATACAGTGTTGCCTAG TCACTGTTCTTCTAGTTTTGTTGAATTATCAAAACGAAACATGTCAAGCATAACAACAGTGATCAGACACTCCGGTTTTTGGAATGAACAGAATTGCTTTGTTGATTACAAACTAGACGCAGTTGTCTTCAAAGATTATTGTTCATACGGTGATTTGGTTGAAACTATAGCAATTCAGTTAGGTGTTGATATTAGCAGGAAAACGATATCAATAAAATATGTTGTTGAAGGAGACAACATGCCAATTGAAATACGCAACAATATGGGAGTAAGGGTGTATGTTGAGCTTAAGAGAGAAAACAGGGGATTTGAAGCATATCCGTTGTGCGTTAGCATAACTGATAATGATCTTGAGAATTTTATGTCCGGCGAATCTGCAGTTGGAGACGATATGTTTCAACTTGAATTTAATGATTATATGTATGCTATAAACGTAGTTGATTCAAATGATTTGGATGCGTCGGATTGTGCTAAGGCTGTTGTTTTATTTCAAAACAACGATGACTTGATAATTTCGAACAAGGAACATAAAGATGTTTTTGTTGATCAAATCTACAAAGATAAGGACACTCTGAAGAATGTTATGGCAAATTATGCAATTCGCAAAAGATTCAATTTCAGGACAGAGAGGTCGAATGCCGTAAG TTACACTCTGGTATGTTGTTCAACTGATTGTCGTTGGAAATTCAGAGCTTCAAGTATAGCGAACTCTGAAATGTTCAGAGTGAGATCTTTTCATGACGAACATACGTGTCCATTGAAGGACAAAGTGTATTCCCAAAGGCAAGCAACAAGTTGGTTGATTGGTGCGTCAGTTGTTAAGCCAAAAATAGCAAATCACAAGAGGAAATATACACCTGGTGATATAGTAGATGACGTAAAAAATGAGTATGGCGTTGATGTTTCTTATATGACGGCCTGGAGGGCTAGAGAAAAGGCAATGAATGAATTAAGAGGGGAACCAACAGAATCATACAAGAAGTTACCGGGATATGTCTACATATTGGATAAAACATACCCTGGATCACATGTGAGAATgcacaaatcacaacaaaacgAGTTCTTGTATTTGTTTATAGCACTTAAAGCGTTCATAAAAGGCttcgagtgttgtagaccaatagttgtaGTAGATGGTTCCCACCTTAAAACTACATATAACGGTACTTTTGTATCAGCCAGCACGTTGGATGGTGCAG GTAATATTCTACCATTGGCGTATGGTGTGATAGATTCAGAGAACGATAAGTCTTGGACCTGGTTCTTTGAGCAGTTCAAACAAGCTTATGGGAATAGGGATAACATGTGTGTTGTATCAGACAGACATGAGAGCATCATTAAGGCGGTGAGTAGAGTGTATCCAATTGTGCCACATTTGGCGTGCATATGGCATTTATGGAAAAATGTGACCACGAAATACAAGTCGAATGGTGAAGTATTGAGTCCTGTATTCTATGCACTTGCAAAATCATACACACAGGCTGAGTTTGATAAGCTGATGGAGAAGATTGAGAAGGTTGATTTTCGGGTAAAAGAGTACTTGGAGGATGCTGGAAGGGAAAAGTGGGCTCGACTGTATTCACCCGTTAACAGAGGATGGACAATGACTTCAAATATAGccgaatgtattaatggaaaattggtagCAGCAAGAGAGTTGCCGGTTTTCGATTTtcttgaagaagtgaggaagatgtttgggAGATGGAATTGCACTAATAGGAGGAACGGTacatacacattcacaacacttgGGAAAGCATTCCAGCAATTATTATCAATAAACGAATGTAAATCTCTACGTATGACG GTTGAACCATCAACTGAATATGTGTATACCATAAATGATGAGGCAAGGCGATTCATAATTGATCTTAAAAAGAAAACATGCAGTTGTCGGATGTTCCAAATGGATGAGATACCATGTCCACATGCATGGGCTGTATTGAAGAGTAAAAGTCTTATGCCTGATGAATATTGTTCAGACCTATTCAAACCAAAGACAGTGATTAAGACATATGATGTGCCTGTGGATCCTCTGCCTGACGAGAGTGAGTGGAATATTCCCAAACACATAAGCGATGAAGTTGTTTTGCCACCAAGATACAAGAGACCCCCGGGAAGGCCAAAGAAAAAGCGAGATAAACCATTAATGGAGACGATGATTGGTAAACGTAGGAATGCTTGTAGTACTTGTGGACGTCTTGGTCACAATAGACATTCTTGTTCCAATGAGCCACGTAAGAAGTAG